In bacterium, the sequence CAAGCGCACGGTAGCGTCTCGTTGCGGGTCCTGTGGCCGGTGCGCGCCGCCTATCGCACCCAGGCGATCCCCGCCAACGCGAACTCGATCGTGCTCGAGGTCCTGAGCGAGGACGGCGCCAAGCTCCTCGCGCGGGGCGTGGTGGAACGGCCCCCTGGCGGCGCGCTCGTATCGGAAGCCACGCTCGATGAGGTCCCCGCCGCAAGCAACCTGCTGGTGAGAGTCACGGCCTACCTGGACGAGAAGCCGGGGCTCGGCTCGCCGGTGCTCGCCCTGGGCACCGCGCGGGTGAACGTGCTGCCGAGCAGCGTTTCGGTGATCGAGATCGAGCTGACGGCCCTGAACGGCCCCATCATCACGAGCATGCCGGCCAACTCGGGGCCCAATACCTTCATCCTCGTCTCGGGCAGCAACTTCGACAGCGACACGCCGGTGAGCGTCACCTTCGGCGGGGTGCCCTCGCCCCAGATCCTGGGGGGCGGGAGCGGAGCACCCTTGCAGGTGCTGGTCCCCGAGAACGCGCTCGACGGCCCCCTGGTCGTCACGGCCAACGGGGTCGCCGGGGCCGGCGCGTTTCCCTTCCGGATCATCCGCAAGCTCGCCCTGTCCCCCGATAGCGCCCCGGTGAGCGTGGGGGTGCCGGTTTCGTTGAACGCGGTCTTCGCGCTCAGCGCGAAGACCGCCTCGGGCGACGCCATCCCCAATCCGGTCGTGACGTCATGGTCTTGCGGCTACGTCGTCCAGCCCGGCGGGGTCGAGGACAAGGAAAATCCGCTGCCGGCCTTGCCGAGCGTCACGGCCGACGGCGTTCTGACCGCGAGCCAGGCGGGGACCTTCCGGGTCTCGGCCTGGGCGGGCTCGGTGGAGGCCACCGCCGATATCGTGGTGAACTGACGCGCCGGTCGCTGTCGCGACTCGGTAGGCTTTTCGATTCATGGGGTATGCAAGGATTTGAAAGGCTCCCTCGCTTGAGGTGACCAAAATCCCGCTGGTACGCGCGCGCGGCAGAAAGGGGCAAGGGCATGAGCAACACGAGCATCACCTCGGGCGGCATCACCGCCATCATCGCGGAGGCGGTCATCGGTCGCAAGACCGAGGAGATGGAGCCCGTTGCCAAGCCCATCGAGGCCATTACCGCCGACACCATCGAGGACCGCTCCGGCGCCACTCAGGACGTCCAGGAGTTCAAGCCGGGTGGCGAGGCGAGCGAGCTCGACCTGGGGGGCTTCCGCGAATTCGGGAAGGCGGCGGGCGGCAACGATGATCTGCTGCCGAAGGATCTCCTGAAGGGCCTCGACCCGGAGCTGCTCGCCCAGATCTACCGTAAGCGTGATGCTGCGCTCAAGGGCGAGGTCGATACCTCGCCGATCACCGCCAAGGGAGCGAGCGCCAAGGCCCAGCTCAGCACCGGTGTCGACGGGCAGCCCATCAACACCTGGAGCCAGGCGGGCGCCAAGGCCATGGAGCTTGCCAAGGAGCTGATGGCGACGGGCAAGTACGACGGTCCGACCATCAACCTCGGCGACCACAACGCCTTCATGAACTTCGCCAACAACGAAGCCAATCGCGGCTGGGGCCTCCAGGCGGCGGCCATCCACAGCAACGAGTACGCCAACGGCAACGAGACCGTCAGCAAGGCGGCCCTCCTCGAGGCCTGGGATATGGTCGTCGGCGAGGCCAAGGCGAACGGCAAGGAGCTCTGCGACCCTTTGGTGTTCGACCTCAACGAGGACGGGGACACCGACGCGACGGTGGACCAGCGGGGCATCAACGTGGACGGTTCCACCGCCACCAAGTGGGCCGAGAAGGGCGACGGCGTGCTCGCCATGGGCGACACCCCCATCGCCACCACCGACTCGAAGGGCGTCAAGCACAAGGACGCTTACGAGACCCTCAAGGCCGAGGCTCAGTACGCGGGCATCGACATCAGCAAGGGCTACCTCGACGCCAGCGACATCAAGACCCTCGAAAGCAAGGGCCTCACCATGCTGGTCTCCAACGGTGACGGCACCAACCAGCACATGAAGCCTTCCGAGCTCGGCATCACCAAGATGAGCCTCGGGGGCAAGGCCGTCGACAAGAAGGACGCGGCGGGCAACAGCATCACCACCGAGGGCTCCTTCGAGCGCAACGGCAAGTCGGGGCTCGTCAACGACATGTGGCTGAAAACCCTCTAGCCTTCTCAGGTCTTCAAACGAAGAGGCCCGCCGACGATCGGCGGGCCTCTTCGTTTGCTTGCAGTGCGCTCAGTTGGCCGAAACCCGCCGGTGGGCGGCGTTGTAGACTTCCTTCATGCGGCGCTTGGAGATGTGGGTGTAGAGCTGGGTGGTCGAGATGTCGGCGTGGCCGAGCATCTCCTGCACCGAGCGCAGGTCCGCCCCGTTCTCGATCAGGTGGGTCGCAAAGGAGTGACGCAGGGTGTGCGGGGTGATCTCCTTGGTGATCCCGGCGCCCTGGGCGGCTTCCTTGACGACCTTCCAGATGCCCTGGCGCGTCAGGCGGCGACCGGCGTAGTTGAGGAACAGGGCGCGCTCCGGGCTGCGGCCCTTGAGCTTGGGCCGCACGTCCTCCATGTAGGCGCCGAGCGCCTTGATGGCGGCCTGGTTGATGGGCACCAGGCGCTCCTTGGAGCCCTTGCCGAAGCAGCGGACGTAGCCGGTCGTCAGGTTCACGTCCTGCACGTTGACCCGGGTCAGCTCGCTGACGCGCAGGCCGCCGGCGTACAGCAGCTCGAGGATGGCGCGATCGCGCAGGTCGGTGGGGTGCTCGACCAGGCGGGTGATCTCGCTCTGGTTGAGGACCTTGGGCAGGTAGCGCGCGGTCTTGGGGCGCTCGACCTCGATGCTCGGGTCGCGCTCGATCAAATGCTCGCGGACCAGGAATTGGTAGAAGCTCTTGAGAGCGGCGATCTTGCGGGCGATGGAGCTCGAAGCGAGCCCGCGCTCGCGCAGCTCCTTGGTGAAGCCCGTGATGGTCATGCGGGTGGTCTGGCTCCAGCCGTCGATGCCGTGCGCCTTGAGGAAGTCCATGTACTGGCGGAGATCGTTGTGGTAGGCCGACAGGGTGTGCTCCGAGAGACCCCGTTCGACTGATAGGAAGTCGATGAACTCCGAGACGTGCTGGTGCATGGCGATGGTTCTCCGGGCGGGGGCCTCCGCGCGCACAGCGAAACGGCCTTCGCCGAGGGCGAAGCGCTGGATCGGGCCGTGGCGACGATCGCGGGGACCCGCGGCCGCTCCCCTATTGGGTTGACGCGGCCTTGGGGGTGTGTGGGGTATAGTAAAACCGGCGTGCCGAAAGTTCCGTGCTTTGGGTCACGCGATCGCGTGACCAGCCGCGGGCGCTGCTTTGGGTCACGCCAGGATGCGCCGAGGAAAGGGGGTGAGGCTGAGTGTCGGACGAAAAAACAGAATCAGCCACAGACCATAAACGCCAGGAAGCGCGAAAATCGGGTAACGTCCTCAAGAGTCAGGACGTGATCGTCGGCATCCTCCTCTTCGGCCTCGCCTACAGCATCAACTTCGCCGGCCAGAACGCCTTCAAGTATCTCTACGGTTTCTTCGTCGAGACCTACGAGCAGCTCTACCTCTTCACCGACTACGACCTCAAGGGGGTCCTGGGCATCCTGCTCAAGGCCTGCCTCATCATCATCCTCTGCAGCGCGCCGCTGGTCGCGATCGCCTTCTTCCTCACCTGGATCGGCAACCTTCTTCAAGTGGGCGTGCTCCTGACCCTCAAGCCCCTCAACCCCACCGAGGGCTTCAAGAAGATCAACCCCATCAAGGGGGTCAAGAACATGTTCTCGATGAAGAAGGTCATCGAGCTGGTCAAGAGCATCCTCAAGATCATCATCATCGGGTGGATGACCTACGGCATCGTCAAGGACGCCCTGGGCCAGATCCTCCTGACCTCCGGGATGGCGGTCCCCGCCTCCATGGCCTTGCTGGGCTCCTTGGTCCTGGCCATCTTCCAGAAGGTCGCCCTCGCCATGATCGCCTTGATGATCCTGGACTACGGCCTGCAGAAGTGGCAGTACGAGAAGTCGCTCAAGATGTCCAAGCAGGAGCAGAAGGACGAGTACAAGAAGCTGGAAGGCGACCCCCACGTGAAGGGCCGCATCCGCCAGAAGCAGATGGAGATGGCCATGAACGCCGGGCGCGGCTCGGTCTCCGAGGCGGACGTGGTGATCACCAACCCCACCCACTACGCGGTGGCCATCGAGTACAAGCCGAAGAAGGGCCAGAAGGCCCCCATGGTGCTCGCCAAGGGCAAGAACGCCTACGCCCTCGAGATCCGCCGGATCGCCGAGGAGAACTTCATCCTGATCGTGGAAGACCCGCCCCTGGCGCGCATGCTCTACGCCCAGGTCGAGGTCGAGCAGCCGATCCCGCCCGAGCTGTTCCAGGCGGTCGCCAAGATCATCGCGCTCTTGTACAAGGGGCGCCGTCGGCCCCAGGCCCAGCAGCCGGTGCTCACCGAGATTCCGAGCATGGCCCCGCCTGCCGACGTGCAGGCGCAGCTGGAGGCTCCGAGCGAAGAAATCCCCCCGCCCCAGCAGGGGGCAGGGGGAACGGAGGCTTAGCCGCCCAGCGAGAGGCGGCCGGTGCCGCGCGGCACCGAGGTCTGCTGGGGCGGCGGGAAGAGCCGCCACAGCATCTCGTCGTCCTTGAAGACCTCGTAGAAGTTGCAGATGGGGTAGACCTTGCCCTGGAGCTTGCTCAGCCCAAGCCCGTCCAGCGCGTAGCCCGCCGCATAGGGGTCGAGCCCTGTTAACCCGGCGAGCTTGGTCTCGGCGAGGGTCAGGGTGCTCAGGGCATCGTCGAACTGGTGCAGGGCGATCTCGGAGCGGCGCAAGAGATCGGGCTTGGCTCCGAGGCGCTGGGCGAGATTCTCGATCATGGCGCGATCGCCTGCCGCCTGTCGCGCGGGAGGGGCGGGCTTCTTGGCGCCGAAGCCCAGCTTCTTGGGAGGTGGCGGCGCGGCGGGCTTCTTGAGGTGCTCCACGGCGCTCTTGAGGATGCCGATCCGCGGCTCGAACTGCTCGAGGATCGTGCGGCACATGGCGAGCTGCTGCTCGGCGTCCGTGATCTGCTGCGCCACCGACTCGGGACCCGCTGCGAGCGGGCGAGTGCCCTTGCTCGTCAGGGGCTGGGTGGCGCTACGTACGAACTGGTCCGAGTAACCCGGCCCCCCGAAGGGAGCGCTGCCCGGTTTCTTGGCCGAAGAATGGAAGGCGTCCATGCAGGGGTCCTCCTGTCCATGGAATTCCCGCTTCTGGCGCGTTCGTAACACATAAGGGTCGACGAAGGCTGAATGATGCGTCTTTGTTCAATTTGTCAGTAAGTGTTGAGGTTTGACCCTCAAGATTGTGGCATACCGTATGTGGTGAATGATGGCCGTGCACGCACTCTAGCTTTCTTGGGGGCCTCAACTCCAGCAGAGACTTGCGGTTCGCCTTTGCGATGCCCGCTTTGCCATGGCCCCTCGCCACTCGATTTCTTGCGATCGCTCCGAGAAAGGTGACAAGGATGTCGCGCTTGAGCTTCCGGAAGGGGCTTCCCCTTCTCCTGATGCTGGTGCTCCTCATCGGCTGCCGCTATCCGTTCGGGATGGCCACCTCGCCGACCGCGAAGCCGCCCGAGGCGCAAGCGGAGCAGTTGCGGCCCCTGGAAGGCCGCGTCTCGTTCGAGCCGAGAGCGGCTCAGGCCGACCTGAAAGACGTTGCCAAGGCCGCGACGGTCTCGCTGATTGATACGACCACCAACGTCACGGTGGCCGCCGCCGTGACGAGCGCGAACGGCCAGTTCTCATTGGTCTTCCCGAGGACCTTCCGGCCCGATCCCGCCGTGGCGTACTACGTGGAGGCGATCAAGGGTCTCAACAGCAACCGACCCGGCAGCAACACGGCGAGAATCCGCACCATCGTCAAGTACCGCCAAGGGGACTGGACCTCCTTGACCGTGGGCAAAGTCGGCGTGACGCCGCACACCACGGCGATCGCGATCGGCGCCGCGCTCCGCCTGGGCACCGACCGTCCCGTGGACTTCGACGCCCTGCTCGGGAAGCTGAGCGGCGCGACCTACGAGCCGGTCACCAACCTCTCGCAGGCGGATCTCGACGCCATCCTCGCCCTCGTCGAGCAGGGCCTGCTCGCCGATCGGGACCCGGTTTCGAAGGTGGGGCTCAACCTCTCGACCGGCGCGTGGGTCGAAGTGGCGCCGTCGCTCGCCATCACTGGCATGAGCCCGACCTCCGCCACGGTCGGCACCCTCGTCACCGTGAACGGTAAGGGCTTCGATCCCACCCCCGCCAACAACGTCCTGCGCTTCAACGGCGCCCCCGCGAACGCCCAGTCGGTCTCGGACGGCACCCTCAGGGTCGAGGTGCCGCTGGGGGCGACCTCGGGCCAGACGACGCTCCAGGTGGGCGAGCTGATCGCGCTCGGCCCCATCTTCAACGTCCAGCTCGTGGTGAGCGGGTACGCGCCGATCTCGGGCAGCCCCGGCACCAGCGTCACCTTCACGGGCTCGGGCTTCGACGCCTCGATTCCCTTCAACAACACCGTCACCTTCGACGGCGTGAGCGCCACCATCACCCAGGTGACTCACACGAGTATCACGGCCACGGTGCCGACCGGGGCCCTGAGCGGACCGGTCGTCGTGACGGTATCGGGTGTCAGCCTGAGTCCCGGCTCCTTCAGGGTGCCGGTGGTCATCTCCAGCATGGTGCCGCTCTCCGGCGTGTCAGGCACGAGCGTCACCCTCACGGGGTCGGGTTTCAGCCCAGCGCTCGCGGGCAACGTCGTCAGCTTCAACGGCAAGCTCGCCACGATCGCCACCGCGAGCCCGACGGTCATCGGC encodes:
- the xerD gene encoding site-specific tyrosine recombinase XerD, with translation MHQHVSEFIDFLSVERGLSEHTLSAYHNDLRQYMDFLKAHGIDGWSQTTRMTITGFTKELRERGLASSSIARKIAALKSFYQFLVREHLIERDPSIEVERPKTARYLPKVLNQSEITRLVEHPTDLRDRAILELLYAGGLRVSELTRVNVQDVNLTTGYVRCFGKGSKERLVPINQAAIKALGAYMEDVRPKLKGRSPERALFLNYAGRRLTRQGIWKVVKEAAQGAGITKEITPHTLRHSFATHLIENGADLRSVQEMLGHADISTTQLYTHISKRRMKEVYNAAHRRVSAN
- the flhB gene encoding flagellar biosynthesis protein FlhB — protein: MSDEKTESATDHKRQEARKSGNVLKSQDVIVGILLFGLAYSINFAGQNAFKYLYGFFVETYEQLYLFTDYDLKGVLGILLKACLIIILCSAPLVAIAFFLTWIGNLLQVGVLLTLKPLNPTEGFKKINPIKGVKNMFSMKKVIELVKSILKIIIIGWMTYGIVKDALGQILLTSGMAVPASMALLGSLVLAIFQKVALAMIALMILDYGLQKWQYEKSLKMSKQEQKDEYKKLEGDPHVKGRIRQKQMEMAMNAGRGSVSEADVVITNPTHYAVAIEYKPKKGQKAPMVLAKGKNAYALEIRRIAEENFILIVEDPPLARMLYAQVEVEQPIPPELFQAVAKIIALLYKGRRRPQAQQPVLTEIPSMAPPADVQAQLEAPSEEIPPPQQGAGGTEA